In the Clostridium cellulovorans 743B genome, ATAATAGTGTACAAAATTTTACTTCACGAGAGGATAAAATAGCATGAGCATATTATACAATGATCATAACAGAAGATTTCACTTATCAACAAAAAAAACCAGCTACATTATAGAGATATCAGAAGATGGATATCTGACACATCTACACTGGGGACGCAAAATAAGAAATTTTGGGAGTTCACAGCTATTAGAACTAAGAGAAAGATGTTCATTCTCTGCAAATCCAGATGCAAGTAAACCTATACTTTCATTAGATACATTACCTCAAGAATATCCTAGCTACGGGAACACAGATTTACGAAATCCTGCTTTTATAGTCCAATTAGAAAACGGTTCCACTATAACAGATCTTAAATACGTATCACATGAGATCTTAAAAGGAAAACCGACACTTGCAGGATTACCATCAACATATGTTGAATGCGTAGATGAAGCAGAGACTTTAGAGATAACTATGGAAGATTCTTTAATAGGGCTAAAAGTCATTTTAACTTATACAGTTTTTGAAGATCATAATGTTATAACAAGAAGTGCAAGGTTTGCAAATGAAGGAAATGAAAAGCTGAAAATTCTTCGTGCTTTGAGTATAAGTGTAGATTTTAATAGAAATGATTATAAGTTTCTGCATTTAGCAGGCTCATGGGCTAGAGAACGTCATGTTGAGATAGATAGTTTGAGCACAGGCAGAAAATCTATAGACAGTAGAAGAGGTGCAAGTAGCCATCAACATAATCCTTTTATAGCCCTATTATCTTCGGAAGCAAATGAAGATAATGGAGAGGTATATGGATTTAGCTTAATTTATAGTGGAAATTTTTTAGCAGAAGCTGAAATTGATCAGTATCAAACTACAAGAGTATCTATGGGAATAAACCCATTTGATTTCACTTGGTTATTAGAAAAAGGTGAAGTTTTTCAAACCCCTGAGGTTGTGATGGTTTATTCAAATGAGGGAATAGGTGATATGTCTAGAACCTATCATAAACTTTATAGAACCAGATTATGTAGAGGTGAATATAGAGATAAAACAAGACCAGTGCTTGTAAACAATTGGGAAGCAACATACTTTAATTTTAATGCAGAAAAAATTGAGGATATCGCGAAAGTTGGAAGAGAATTAGGTATAGAATTATTTGTGCTAGATGATGGTTGGTTTGGTAAAAGAGATAGTGATAATTGTTCTCTTGGAGATTGGGTTGTTGATAAAAATAAACTTCCTGCAGGTCTAGATGATTTAGCAAAACGTGTTAATAATCTTGGATTAAAGTTTGGATTATGGTTTGAGCCAGAAATGATATCGCCAAATAGCGACTTATATAGAAAACATCCGGATTGGTGTATTCATGTACCAAATAGAAATCGATCTCAAGCAAGAAAGCAGTTGATATTAGATTTATCTAGAGAAGACGTATGCCAATATATAATAAAGGCTATAAGTGATGTTTTAAAAAGTGCGCCTATAGCTTATGTTAAATGGGATATGAACAGGAACATGACTGAAGTTGGGTCAGCATTATTAAACGCTGAAAGACAAAGAGAAACAGCGCATAGATATATGCTAGGACTATATAGAGTGTTAGAAGCTATAACTTCGGCTTTCCCACATGTATTATTCGAAAGCTGTTCAGGTGGTGGTGGAAGGTTTGACCCAGGAATGTTATATTACATGCCACAGACATGGACTAGTGACGATTCTGATGCTATCGAAAGACTTAAGATTCAATATGGAACAAGTATTGTGTACCCAACCAGTACTATGGGAGCACATGTATCAGCAGTTCCAAACCATCAGGTTGAGAGAGTAACATCTTTAAAGACAAGGGCAGATGTAGCGATGTCTGGAAACTTTGGATATGAGCTAGATCTTACAAAGTTTACAGAAGAAGAGAAGAAGGAAGTAGCAAAGCAAATAGAACAATATAAAAGCATAAGAGAATTAATTCAATTTGGAGATATGTATCGAATATTAAGCCCTTTTGAAGGAAATGATACAGCTTGGATGTATGTATCAGAAGATAAAAATGAAGCTTTTATAGTATATGTTCAAACTTTAGCTATACCAAATCCGCCTATGAAAAGGTTAAGATTAAAAGGACTAGATCCAAATAAAGAATACCTTTTAGAGGAACAGCTAAATACAATAATCGGAGGAGACGAATTAATGTACTTAGGCTTGAATATACCAGAGATTAGAGGAGACTTTAAGAGTATAACCTGGAAACTTAAAAGTGTAGGTTTATAGCTTTATAAGTTGGTTAGAAGGTAGGGTAAATGCCAACTGACTAAAGTGACAAATAGAAAAACGAGATAGATAAGGGATATATAAATAACCTAAGTAAGGTTCGATAATTATAATATAAATTGTGCTTATATTTTTCTTGATACTACTAGGGGTGTAAGTAAAAGAACTGTATAGCATATAGAAAAAATCTAATAAGTATAATCAGCACAATAGAAATTTCTATTGTGCTGATTTGTTATGTATAGATATATACGTCCATATCCCCATAACTTCTATAAAGCAATCAAGTTAAAGTTAATGTATCCAATTCTTCAATGATTTCTTG is a window encoding:
- a CDS encoding alpha-galactosidase, giving the protein MSILYNDHNRRFHLSTKKTSYIIEISEDGYLTHLHWGRKIRNFGSSQLLELRERCSFSANPDASKPILSLDTLPQEYPSYGNTDLRNPAFIVQLENGSTITDLKYVSHEILKGKPTLAGLPSTYVECVDEAETLEITMEDSLIGLKVILTYTVFEDHNVITRSARFANEGNEKLKILRALSISVDFNRNDYKFLHLAGSWARERHVEIDSLSTGRKSIDSRRGASSHQHNPFIALLSSEANEDNGEVYGFSLIYSGNFLAEAEIDQYQTTRVSMGINPFDFTWLLEKGEVFQTPEVVMVYSNEGIGDMSRTYHKLYRTRLCRGEYRDKTRPVLVNNWEATYFNFNAEKIEDIAKVGRELGIELFVLDDGWFGKRDSDNCSLGDWVVDKNKLPAGLDDLAKRVNNLGLKFGLWFEPEMISPNSDLYRKHPDWCIHVPNRNRSQARKQLILDLSREDVCQYIIKAISDVLKSAPIAYVKWDMNRNMTEVGSALLNAERQRETAHRYMLGLYRVLEAITSAFPHVLFESCSGGGGRFDPGMLYYMPQTWTSDDSDAIERLKIQYGTSIVYPTSTMGAHVSAVPNHQVERVTSLKTRADVAMSGNFGYELDLTKFTEEEKKEVAKQIEQYKSIRELIQFGDMYRILSPFEGNDTAWMYVSEDKNEAFIVYVQTLAIPNPPMKRLRLKGLDPNKEYLLEEQLNTIIGGDELMYLGLNIPEIRGDFKSITWKLKSVGL